The genomic region AAAGATCGTCGGCCCGTCCGCCGTGTCGCCTCCAAACACCCTCGGCCCTCGCGTTTACGACAGCTTCCGTACTTTTGGAACTGTACCCCCGTACCCGTCGATTTACGAGTGCGTGCAAGAGATTTCCGTCGGTCCGAGCATCGTTTCGAACGCTGTCCGTCGAATATCGGACGATTTCGAGCGATATCACCGTTCTCGCTCGAACGATTTAGCTCGAGAATTTCCTCCTCGAATCCGTTTCGGCGACGCGAAGCGCGCGCGTTTCTTCTTTTTCGCGCCGATTTCCGATTTTCTCCACGATTCGTGGAACTTTCGACGAACGTTGATCCAGGGGGCGCCGTCGACCGCGCTTCGGCCCATCCGAGGAGGCGAGCAAGTCCGGATTCCGTTTTCTCTTGCTCGGTAGCTATTTACCTACGCGGGTTCCCTAACGATTTCGTCGAGAGCCGTACCATTAACGGCGCGGCACGGCTGTAAATACCGCGTGTGTGCTCTCGTTGCGTCGCTCTAAGAAACATTTCGCTAATGAGCGGAAGCGCTTCCAAGTTTCCACGTTGAACGATGGCGTCGTCGCGCGGGTCTGTCTATTTGTTGCGTCGGATGTCCGTTTCGCAGCGATCGAATCGACGCCTGCTCGCTCGAGTTAATAGAGGTACCGCGATAAGATAAACAAGGAAAATTCTAGATGTCCGACCAACGGCGCGTTCCTCGTTGTCGGAAATGGATAAGATAAGATTCGCGAAAGTTTCAAAGATCGACATTTTCTTAAATGGTTCTGCTAGAACGAAGGACCAAATTGGAAAGATTCGCGCCGAGTTCACAGTTTTTTAACCGACTGTTTCTTCGCGAACGATTAGTAATTTAAGAGTACGAACACGAAACGATCCTTGAACCAAGTTTCTCCCGGTGTCGAACGAAAGTTGCAACTTGACCCAGTTTCGTGGAGCATTCTGCGAGGAAGGACGAGTCGAACCGCGAGTCAAGGACGAGTAAAAGTTCTCTGCATCGTCGTTCGCCGACTCGATGCGCGTCGGTTAATTAAACGTAAACTCGAAAATTCGATCGTTCGACCAAAAGTCACGGAGCGTTCCATAACGAAGGTGGACGTTGTTCGCCGAAGCGTTCTCACGCACGCGGTTTCGCGATGCGCTTTCTCGAGGAGCAGTGTCGTACAACGAAGAAACGGCGGCTGGTCGAATCTTTCGGGGGACTTTGAGCATCCTCGACGAAGGAGGGCCTCGTCTCGGATCGCTTCGCTCTCGAAAACTGTCCGGACAATGGAGCCTCGATAAGCGCGTGGTAGGATCGATACTCGTCGCGTCGGACAGATTTCTCATTCGCGCGCACAGTGTTTTTCATCGCGTCCCGTCTCCGTCGTTTCGATCGCGTATTTTGAAAAAGGAATCGAACGAATCGACTCCGCGCTTCCAGCGGAGACTTTGCGCCGCGCCGGATTAATTCCGTTCGAATCCGCTCCGAATCCGCTACGAATCCGCTTCGAATCGAGTTTCGTGGCAAGCAGAATATTCTCGAGCGTGAAAGTCAGGCTCGCGCGGAACCGTCCCCACAGTTTCATTTTTTGATTACAGCTCCAGCAAATCTTGGAGAATTATTCGCCGTGGGGTAAGCCGGGGGGTGGCGCGCCATGCGCGGCAACCCTTCGAAAGAAGAACGTTCCGCTGGAGCCGATCGAGGCGATAGAGTCCCTGGTTCGCCCGGAGTCTCTGGAGCAAGGGAGGTGTCGGAATTTCGGCCAGGTAACGCGTTTCAAGCAGTTCGTACGATATTCTCCGGTTTCGCGAACGCGCGAGAAAACACGAAACTGGAAGCGTAATTTTACATTCCGTAAAACGATCTGTCCGATTTTAAAATCAGAATTTCTTCTCTACTCGATGCGTCGTCTTCGACGTTACGGCATTCGGATCGATCCGGATCGAGCAACGGTCGATCGAGAGTGTCGAGCGATTCGAGCGTCGCTCGTCGCGATCCATATTTTTCCTTCGATCGTATCACCGAAAGCGTCGGCTGCCGcgcgcgtttgtttttcctctCCATCGGAAAAATCCTTGGATAGCGCGGAGATCGAATGGACGAATTTTCCATGCGCACAGTGCGGTAAATATCGAACAAACGGCGTTCGGCTTTTTTTTCTACCACAAGTGCTCGGAGAGCTCGTccgaacgcgacgcgacgaccaTTAAAAATCCGGCCTACGCTGTTGCACCGTAAAAACTCGCGCGACAAAGGAGAGAATTTCTTCCCGAATTGGATGTTGTTCGTTCGTTTTTGGTTCAATTATCGGGTCGTTCGACCGAGAGGGCGTTAAATTGAAAATACGCGAATCCGGTTCGCTCGATGCTACGGCTCGCGATGCGATCGCGCTAAATCGTGTTAAATCGCGTTGGATCGCGCTCGATCGCCGCGTTATTTCGATCAATCGTTCGATCGTGCCCAACCAATTGATTTCTATTTCTCGGCGCGCGCGCCGAAAAACTTTCCGTTAATCGATTTTCCGCGTTACAAATTTGTACGGGGAGGTGCTGGCCATCGATCGATAATTACCGCGTCTCTCCCGTTATTTCACTCCCGTTATTTAACTTCCGTTATTTAACTCCCGTTATTTAAGCCCCGTTATTGCTCGATCCGGGGAACGCGAAGCCGCGATGCTGCAAACGTTTCGAAATGCGTTCTCGCGGCCGAAGCTCGATTATACGGATCCAGAGATCGGAGAAGAGCGCGTACGCGTTTGGGTGGTGTCGGGGCAGGACCGTTGTCGGCGATCGGTTGCGCGAAATAATAAATGGGAAATAGCAAGTAGAAAGGCGAGAGGCGGCGCGACGGGGATATCGAAGGTTGCTCTCGGAATTAGGCCgggccgacgcggcgcggcgtgtaATTCGCGGGGAAGGATGTCGTTCCGGGCCTTGTTATCCTGGCAGTTACGAGGACTGTTATCGTCGTAAAGAAGCCTCCAGCTATCGGCCGATAATAACCGTGCAAACGTTTGCCCTCGGTATATTGGCTCGGGATCCGTGGTTCGAGAGCCGGTTGCGGAGACGATTTGCAATTCAAAGTTCGAAAAGATTGTGTGCCGCCTCGAGCTCTCGGTATACATACCTAGCTCCGCGTCCTCGAAATCGCCGGTTTGTTTATTTTAAGACGGCGAAGCAGCGTCGCGGCGGTACAACGAAAATAGGCCGATGCGTGACGATGCGATTGGTGCGTGTACGAAACGGCTGGAATTCTTCGTTGGATCCGTTGCGTTACGTTGCTTCGCGCGTAACCTCGGCCCGCAAAGAACGAAGCGCTTTCCATTTTTCGGAGCCCCTGATTCGGTTTTTGTTACCGCGGACGCTCGTTTGCGCGCCAGCGACCGGTACTTTGCGAACGCACAAATTTTCGCTCGGTTATTCGTAGTTGGCAGTCTGCCGAGGTCAACCCGTGTCACACCCGGGGCaaagacgacgcgacgcgacacatCGAGGCCCGTCGCGACAAAAGCGAGCGGAAGGAGGTGCCGGCGACCCTGGGCCTCGTCGTCGGTTACTCGGCCGATCGGATTCGACGATATCGGCCCTCGTTAACGTCTCTGCCCCGAGCTGGTCGACGCGAAACTCTTCCTCCGACCTCTTGGAATATGTATTACCGCGGCGATATCGACCCGGCGCGCGTCGACGTTCTTTCGCGTACAAAAAAAATCGGTCGGTTCATTAACGAACTTCCCGAGCGATTGTTCCGACGACGTTTCTTCGATCGGCCGGTAATTCGGTTGTTTCTCGATTAGTAGCGGCGCTGCTCGATCTCTCGCCGCGACTTCTTTTCTAATTGAAATTTAACTTCTCGACTCTCGACTCCAAGCTTTCGTCGTTCGTGGCTCGAACTCGTCGAGCGTGTCGTCGCGATCGCGAGTCGCCTAACGATCGTTTCGTTCGTTCAACCGTTCTTTCGTCGATCGGCCCGCGCCTCTACGTAAAAATAGAAGCAGAGGTGCTCCTCGCGCTTCGCGGAAGTGGCAAACGAACCCCGGAGAAGCTGTTTAATGTGCTGCGACGTCCTCTGCTTAGCTGACGGCCCTCTGGCCTTGGGGTCGACCCGGTCCTGGCGGAGTTCCTTGGAGGGATCCAAAATTGCTGGGGGCGCGATTCCTCGAGTCTTTGGTACGCGCCGCTGTCCGATGCGTCGAGCACGATCGTCGTTGAACGATCCAGCTTGCTAGTGTCTTGTCTTAGCGCGTCCTTCGCACTTTAGACGTAGTTTGCTCGGTACGTAGAGTACGTTTAAGATCGTTGTCTTTGGAATGTACCTGGCCGAGATCGCCGATGGGAAGAGGCGACCGATTTGTCCGTCGAGTTCGAAAGTCTAGCGGATCGCTCGGCTATCCAATCTCCGGTCAAGGTTGCGTCGAGGTTCCACGACGCGATCCCCCGAGAGCGTCCCGACTCTGGATCCGCTTCGACGGCGTTTGACCCTTAACGTTTAATCGACCGATGCAGCATGCAGCATGCAGCGCGTAACCGTGCCGCGTTGCTGCGTAATCGAACGATCTTTCCCGGCCAGCATCCACGGCCGGAAAGTTTAAACCGATATTTATTACAACGTTCCACTTCGGGCAAGTTTGCTGCTCGGCAACGGCCGCTACCGAGCCCCCCCAGTCATCGGTCTCCTTCAGACTTTTCGGGCTCGCGCATCGCGCTTCGTCTCTTCTCGTTATCGTTCGTGTCCTCGCCCCCGTTCACCCTCGTCTCGTTCTCTCCCCTCCTCTCCCCTCCCCCACCCTTTTTGACAGCGATACGAGACGCGAATTAATGGCGGACGGATTTATGGAtcgttttcttgtttttcttcgtAATAAACCGCGAGGCCCCGGACCCGGCTAACCAGCTAACTGGAACGACGTTGACGAATGAACCCAGGCCGGGTGTTAACTCCGAGACCAGACTACCCGAGTCCTAAGTGATTACCGATTAACCACTGATAAATTCTTCCGCGACGGCCCTCGGTACCACTACCCTATCCTCCCTCCCTTCCGGCCTCTCTTCGCGCATAGAGTAGCTTTTCTTCGATCTATAATCTATCCTCGGGTACGATTATCTTCGTCGACCGGCTGCCAGACGAGCTTCGAGTTGCTCGAGGATGCCGCGACGGAGATTACTATGAGAGAGAGACCGATGGAACCGGACGATAGTTTCGTCAGGGTCCGGGCAACCGTCGATCGAGATAGAAGTCTAATTTCGGTTCGATCACGGCCCACGGGCGAACGGGGACGACGGGGTAGCCTCGTCGCGGTTCGGTCGGAGTCTTCGCCGATAAACACCCTGTCCAGTCTTCGTCGTCCTCGGGACGACTCGTTGTACCGATGTTTCGGTAACGAGCGTTTCTCGGCAATCGTTTCGCTGGCTTCGCCAGGCTTCGCGAGATTTTGCTCGCTGGATGAATTTTCGACGCTGTAGCATAGGTAGAGAAGACACGCTGCTGTCTGCCGGCACGCAACGCACGAATCCAAGGAACGAGATTATCGACAGCTTCCGCTCGGCCTAATCGAGTCAGCGTACTCTGCGCGTCCCCCACCAGTTGCTCGCGTCTGGTTACATTGTACGATGTTGCAGGGATGGACGAGCGATGCGACGATCGAGAGGATCCATCGGAAGCATATTAATCCCATGGACGTCACGGATACAAACAGGTTCTTCGATGACAAAGGGACGATGTCGGGTAAGCCCGCTATACGTGCTCGTTGATCCGCGGCTTTGACAGTTCCACGGTGGACGAGCTCCTGCGGAGGCTTTCCGGTGCCGAGTGTCCCTTAAGGACGTTCATCGGGATAAACGCTAAACGCTAAACGATAAACGGTAAACTGTAAACGGTAAACGGTAAACGATAAACGATAGACGATATGGGAAATAATAGTACCGTTGGTCCGACGAACAACCGACTCGTACTACTTTCTTGGCTAGAAATTACAAACGACCGGCTCGTTCTACACGTTTTCCAAACGACCGAGCCTTACTATTTGCCCGATTAATAATGGTATACTCGTATGGGGCTGGCGTGTCCGCGCAGCGCCCGTCGCAAGATCGTCGCAAGCTCGTCGCTCGGTTAACGGATTAATTCGTTTCGCAGGTGTCGCCTCAGGTATGCCGCCAGTGGAGGAACCGATGCGCCGATACAACGATGAAGTTCAGGTGTACGAGTTGACCGGGGGCGTGGAATTGGTGCCGCTTTTGACCAGCAGGCGTTATTACTCGCAGCAGCCACAAAGCACTCGTTACGTCGCGACGGACGCTACGCGGCCTGGATACACGATAGAGCCGTACGTATCGTATGTGAAATGAAATTTCAATTCCTCTCGGCGCGGTCTTTGTTTTCGCTCGTCTCTGCCTCACCCGCCGTtctttcatctctctctctctctctctctctctctctctctctctctctctttctttctctctctcccagcTTCCCTCGCTTCCGATCGTTTCGTGCGTCCCTCGACACGTTTCACACGTACCTAACTGCAGCTACGGCCCCTGGAATTGCGAAATGTTTCGCGTTGGATTTCACCGGGTTCGCTGAATTTTTTTGGAAACTAGTTAATAATAAGACGGCGTGTACAGCTTTTGCAGGTCGAAGAACGGAAGATGGAACCGAGTACTTTTCGCTGGAACTTTACTCTGCCGGATCGATCCGTTTTCGGTGGTGTATGATCGCTGTATCGAACGGTCGAGATCGTTCGAGGGAAAGCTTCGACGAAACGAACAGAGGGCTCCTGGATTTCCTTCGAAGCTAGAGGGGAACCATCGAATCGGGTTCGCGATGTTCGAGGTTTAGGAAATTTCGATTCGATGTCCGATCGTCGCGGAAACTTTCGGTTATGCCTTCGGACGACTTATCGATACCATTGTCGCGTTGCCTATAGtcctcgctgtttccaaacgttcCTAAAATCTGAAACGAAGAGGAGGCTGCGAATCAATTTCTAGGACGAGTCGGTTCGTGCTAGTTTGCATTTTCGGTTTCGCCGGTAATCGGAGCAAATTTCGAAGATGTTTCTTACTGTTTTCCGCGGCGCAAAAAGTTCGAGCAGCTTCGAGGTAATGCTCGAGGTTTCTTTCAGCCGGGAAATGGGCCGATAACGATATGAAAACGCAACGAACCGTGCGCCTGCAAATAGAAGCGGGGTCTTGTTCGCGTCGTCCCGGTGCTCCAAGACGGTGCGGCGAGAAAGGGGAACGACGGAGATGGCTGACGACGCTGTAACGCCGTAACAACGTTGCGGATAATCGGCCCGTTGACCCGATCTCCCGCGATCCCGACGACTTCGGCCGGGGAGAGATGCGCGCGGCACCCTTTTCGCAGAGACGCGCCCCTTTCCCTCCGAATGTTTGTCAACGTTGGAGTCTGTCGGTCCGTGTGCTCGTCAACGCGGTTTCTCCGACGGGCCGCACGACCCCTTCGAAGGCCGCTTCGGGTAATTACGCGCTGAAAAATCGTTCGGGACGGTTGCCTCGTCGAGCGTTGTCTCTCGCGCCGCTCGCGTTCCTTTTACTTTTCCCGCCCACTTTGAAAGATTGCTTCTCTTCCTCCGGCGCTGGCTCGATGctggaaagaagaaaaaaagagtgAGACGAGAGGAATTCGCTGCAAGGGCGCTCGGTATTATCTTTTTGGACGCGCGATGCGCTCCGAAGAAAAGCTCGACGCTTCGGCTCCGCTCGCGAGCCTTCCGTGTTGTTTTCGGCGATCCCTGCGAAACGTCCGCGAGTCGATCCTCGTACGCCGCGTCCCGCTTTTCCCAGGCACGTCCTGTAACGCGAATTCTAACGCTCGCGATCGCGCAGCCCAACGCGACGTCGCCCAGCGAGAGGAAAACAATTTTTCTCGTTGGCACGGTCGGCGGCAGTGTGTCTTGAATTTCCTCCCGCGGGCCAGTCGATAATCGAGGATGATTAATTGCCGCGCGTTCCACGAGCGTCCGAGCATATTATAAACAAGGTAACAGCCACGACCGGCGACGGTCGCTTCGTACAGAATTCCATTAAACGGTATCAAAGTGTCCTCGATTATGCGTCAGCCTGCCGGTGttcggcacggcacggcacggcacggcacggcgcgACAGCGGCCAATATCGTCGCGCACTCTCGCACGCGTGCTCGACGGGCGCGACTTTAAGCGCAACGAAACGACAAAACGACCGGTTAATATGCTAATGACCGATGACATCGTTATCGGATACGCGATACCAGCGGCGCGAGAACTTGTTTCGACGGTGGATCGATGCGCGTGGTACGGGACGATCGATGATCGAACGCGAATAGATACGAGTCGAATCGGCTTCGCGGACCGTCGAAACGCGGACCGAATTCTAATTTCCAGCGATCTCCTCGACGTTTAATTTTCATCATGTTTTTATTGTCGGGAGACGTTTTTCCTGTTCCGAGTCGGCAGTTCCCTAATCTTTTAATCGTCGAACATCTGCCGCTGCCGAGTCTCGCGAACGCTCGCTCCAATTCGCGTCACCTCCCTCTG from Megalopta genalis isolate 19385.01 chromosome 3, iyMegGena1_principal, whole genome shotgun sequence harbors:
- the LOC117222062 gene encoding uncharacterized protein LOC117222062 isoform X4 translates to MAQEIPETTYVPEVAKDARKERERRTVQDGTALWKRRKEELERRKHREQRELQQILENYSPWGKPGGGAPCAATLRKKNVPLEPIEAIESLVRPESLEQGRCRNFGQLTALWPWGRPGPGGVPWRDPKLLGARFLESLGWTSDATIERIHRKHINPMDVTDTNRFFDDKGTMSGVASGMPPVEEPMRRYNDEVQVYELTGGVELVPLLTSRRYYSQQPQSTRYVATDATRPGYTIEPLRRLGIGNREYIAELVEQMRRKREHALEERRMEQESCRRHFDTWRRLWGRPGHGAPMDHAHRNNLYNILYRPVIY
- the LOC117222062 gene encoding uncharacterized protein LOC117222062 isoform X3, which translates into the protein MAQEIPETTYVPEVAKDARKERERRTVQDGTALWKRRKEELERRKHREQRELQQILENYSPWGKPGGGAPCAATLRKKNVPLEPIEAIESLVRPESLEQGRCRNFGQGWTSDATIERIHRKHINPMDVTDTNRFFDDKGTMSGVASGMPPVEEPMRRYNDEVQVYELTGGVELVPLLTSRRYYSQQPQSTRYVATDATRPGYTIEPFCRSKNGRWNRVLFAGTLLCRIDPFSVVYDRCIERSRSFEGKLRRNEQRAPGFPSKLEGNHRIGFAMFEITKTGDRESRVHRRARRANATETGARIGGTTDGTRELSQALRHLEEALGSAGSWRPHGSCPS
- the LOC117222062 gene encoding uncharacterized protein LOC117222062 isoform X6 encodes the protein MAQEIPETTYVPEVAKDARKERERRTVQDGTALWKRRKEELERRKHREQRELQQILENYSPWGKPGGGAPCAATLRKKNVPLEPIEAIESLVRPESLEQGRCRNFGQGWTSDATIERIHRKHINPMDVTDTNRFFDDKGTMSGVASGMPPVEEPMRRYNDEVQVYELTGGVELVPLLTSRRYYSQQPQSTRYVATDATRPGYTIEPLRRLGIGNREYIAELVEQMRRKREHALEERRMEQESCRRHFDTWRRLWGRPGHGAPMDHAHRNNLYNILYRPVIY
- the LOC117222062 gene encoding uncharacterized protein LOC117222062 isoform X1, which codes for MAQEIPETTYVPEVAKDARKERERRTVQDGTALWKRRKEELERRKHREQRELQQILENYSPWGKPGGGAPCAATLRKKNVPLEPIEAIESLVRPESLEQGRCRNFGQLTALWPWGRPGPGGVPWRDPKLLGARFLESLGWTSDATIERIHRKHINPMDVTDTNRFFDDKGTMSGVASGMPPVEEPMRRYNDEVQVYELTGGVELVPLLTSRRYYSQQPQSTRYVATDATRPGYTIEPFCRSKNGRWNRVLFAGTLLCRIDPFSVVYDRCIERSRSFEGKLRRNEQRAPGFPSKLEGNHRIGFAMFEITKTGDRESRVHRRARRANATETGARIGGTTDGTRELSQALRHLEEALGSAGSWRPHGSCPS
- the LOC117222062 gene encoding uncharacterized protein LOC117222062 isoform X5; translation: MAQEIPETTYVPEVAKDARKERERRTVQDGTALWKRRKEELERRKHREQRELQQILENYSPWGKPGGGAPCAATLRKKNVPLEPIEAIESLVRPESLEQGRCRNFGQLTALWPWGRPGPGGVPWRDPKLLGARFLESLGWTSDATIERIHRKHINPMDVTDTNRFFDDKGTMSGVASGMPPVEEPMRRYNDEVQVYELTGGVELVPLLTSRRYYSQQPQSTRYVATDATRPGYTIEPSKQRLRRETIVKQARIAVGRLGHDWNRDDAILARGQRGNGNERCLSLSRGGERGGGGKESWHDQVPRSYRV
- the LOC117222062 gene encoding uncharacterized protein LOC117222062 isoform X2, which codes for MAQEIPETTYVPEVAKDARKERERRTVQDGTALWKRRKEELERRKHREQRELQQILENYSPWGKPGGGAPCAATLRKKNVPLEPIEAIESLVRPESLEQGRCRNFGQLTALWPWGRPGPGGVPWRDPKLLGARFLESLGWTSDATIERIHRKHINPMDVTDTNRFFDDKGTMSGVASGMPPVEEPMRRYNDEVQVYELTGGVELVPLLTSRRYYSQQPQSTRYVATDATRPGYTIEPRNDGWNKRAVAGTSTPGGGSGVGRVMAPPWIMPIVTIYTTFSTVRSSIEFPSRTCHGAYHAVPPADRKRSLCCHLDAPYRSPRSQRIYRTGCCLAIASTPGKGRIRRNFFPSETPIHAAFFTSYVIVIL